From Triticum urartu cultivar G1812 chromosome 2, Tu2.1, whole genome shotgun sequence, a single genomic window includes:
- the LOC125541393 gene encoding laccase-4-like, translated as MAISSRFLAPCSVLMATLMLLIVQAQSITRHYDFNVQMANVTRLCASKSVVTVNGEYPGPTLVAREGDRVLVRVTNRVAHNMTLHWHGIRQLRSGWADGPAYVTQCPIQTGQSYVYNFTVAGQRGTLWWHAHISWLRATVYGAIVILPKLGVPYPFVAPHKEVPLLFGEWWRADTEAVVSQALRTGGAPNISDAFTINGLPGPLYNCSAKDTFKLKVKPGKTYMLRLINAALNDELFFSVANHTITIVEVDAVYVKPFTVKTLIISPGQTTNVLLTAKPFYPKANFYMSAAPYSVIRPGTFDSTTVAGILEYHNPRSASESSFDKDLPLFRPTMPRFNDTGLVTNFTSKLRSLATPQYPAAVPQSVDKRFFFTVGLGTRPCPVNATCQGPTNTTQFAAAINNISLVLPSTALLQSHFSQACLGGGLWSNFRPPLLAFSQFNYTGVSPNNTNVATGTKLLVLPFNATVELVMQDTSILGIESHPLHLHGFNFFVVGQGFGNYDPVNDPTRFNLVDPVERNTVGVPAGGWVAIRFLADNPGVWFMHCHLEVHTTWGLRMAWLVQDGSLPNQKLLPPPSDLPKC; from the exons ATGGCGATTTCCTCCCGTTTTCTGGCTCCTTGCTCTGTCCTCATGGCGACTCTGATGCTGCTCATCGTCCAGGCACAAAGCATCACTAGGCACTACGATTTCAAT GTGCAAATGGCGAACGTGACGAGGCTGTGCGCCAGCAAGAGCGTTGTGACGGTGAACGGGGAGTACCCCGGCCCGACGCTGGTGGCGAGGGAGGGCGACCGCGTGCTCGTCCGCGTCACCAACCGCGTAGCGCACAACATGACGCTGCACTGGCACGGCATCCGGCAGCTGCGGAGCGGCTGGGCCGACGGGCCGGCGTACGTTACGCAGTGCCCGATTCAGACGGGCCAGAGCTACGTCTACAACTTCACCGTCGCCGGGCAGCGCGGCACGCTGTGGTGGCACGCGCACATCTCCTGGCTACGCGCCACCGTATACGGCGCCATCGTCATCCTCCCCAAGCTCGGCGTGCCTTACCCGTTCGTTGCGCCGCACAAGGAAGTTCCTCTTCTCTTCGGCGAGTGGTGGAGGGCGGACACAGAGGCGGTGGTCAGCCAGGCGCTCCGGACGGGCGGCGCCCCAAACATCTCAGATGCTTTCACCATCAATGGCCTTCCTGGGCCGCTATACAACTGCTCCGCTAAAG ACACGTTCAAACTGAAGGTGAAACCTGGAAAAACATACATGTTGCGCCTCATCAACGCTGCTCTTAACGACGAGCTCTTCTTCTCCGTCGCCAACCACACGATCACCATCGTCGAGGTCGACGCAGTCTACGTCAAACCATTCACAGTCAAGACCCTGATAATCTCTCCGGGCCAGACCACCAACGTGCTCCTCACAGCCAAGCCGTTCTATCCCAAGGCTAACTTCTACATGTCCGCCGCGCCATACTCCGTCATCAGGCCTGGTACGTTCGACAGCACCACGGTCGCCGGCATACTCGAGTACCACAACCCTCGCTCCGCCTCCGAGTCAAGCTTCGACAAGGACCTGCCACTCTTCAGGCCGACTATGCCGAGGTTCAACGACACGGGCCTGGTCACCAACTTCACCTCCAAGCTCCGGAGCCTTGCCACACCGCAGTACCCGGCCGCCGTGCCACAGTCGGTGGACAAGCGGTTCTTCTTCACGGTCGGCTTGGGCACACGCCCTTGCCCCGTGAATGCGACGTGCCAGGGGCCTACCAACACCACGCAGTTTGCGGCGGCCATCAACAACATCTCCCTGGTGCTTCCTTCCACAGCGCTCCTACAGTCGCACTTCTCACAGGCGTGTCTCGGGGGTGGTCTATGGTCGAACTTCCGACCGCCCCTTCTCGCATTCTCGCAATTCAACTACACTGGGGTATCGCCGAACAACACGAACGTGGCCACCGGGACCAAGTTGCTCGTGCTGCCATTCAACGCCACGGTGGAGCTGGTGATGCAGGAcacgagcatccttggcatcgagAGCCACCCTCTGCACCTTCACGGCTTCAATTTCTTTGTCGTGGGGCAAGGCTTTGGCAACTACGACCCTGTGAATGACCCAACGAGGTTTAACCTCGTCGACCCCGTCGAGCGAAACACCGTTGGCGTGCCAGCTGGTGGATGGGTGGCCATACGTTTTCTCGCCGACAACCCAG GTGTATGGTTCATGCATTGCCATTTGGAGGTGCACACAACTTGGGGACTACGAATGGCATGGCTGGTGCAAGACGGGAGCCTACCGAACCAGAAGCTGCTCCCCCCGCCATCCGATCTTCCCAAATGCTAG